A stretch of Methanococcus voltae PS DNA encodes these proteins:
- a CDS encoding preprotein translocase subunit SecD, with the protein MKLLKDKKVLFLLVCVVASILAIVFNGISFGVDLSGGSTIVLQTEKPVTEQEMGVITEILTSRLNTNGLSDVNVYSRGSEEIAIEIPESADLERIKKVIAQQGVFYATIDNVTAYTGKDVEYVEEPALTAAGYGVSFKLSATGADNFANVSYGKGGYKVNLYLDEILISDPVLSPDLADGKPHPSQVITVAGSNPTKDDEDQAWAIYTALKSGSLPVKVNIAYINSISPTLGEEFIKSSIIAGIIAFLAVATVIGIRYKTPKIVLPILITGASEVLLILGFASIIGWKLDLAAIAGIIATLGTSVDHQIVITDETLAGESKKVKRSIQRAFFIIFGAAATTIAAMSPLFLMSIGMLKGFAITTIAGVLFGVFISRPAFARIIRELLRKY; encoded by the coding sequence ATGAAATTACTAAAAGATAAAAAGGTTTTATTCCTATTGGTGTGTGTTGTAGCTTCTATATTAGCAATTGTATTCAATGGAATATCTTTTGGTGTAGATTTAAGTGGTGGGTCTACAATAGTACTACAAACGGAAAAACCAGTTACGGAACAGGAAATGGGCGTCATTACCGAAATTTTAACAAGTAGGTTAAATACAAATGGTTTAAGTGATGTGAATGTTTATTCGAGGGGTAGTGAAGAAATAGCGATTGAAATACCCGAAAGTGCTGATTTAGAGCGTATTAAGAAAGTTATAGCTCAACAAGGGGTATTTTACGCTACAATAGATAATGTAACTGCTTACACTGGTAAAGATGTTGAATATGTTGAAGAACCGGCTTTAACTGCAGCAGGCTATGGTGTAAGTTTTAAATTATCAGCAACGGGTGCAGATAATTTTGCAAACGTTTCCTATGGAAAAGGTGGTTATAAAGTAAACCTTTACCTCGATGAAATTTTAATAAGTGACCCGGTACTTTCACCGGATTTAGCAGACGGAAAACCACACCCTAGCCAGGTAATAACTGTAGCAGGTAGTAATCCTACAAAGGATGACGAAGACCAAGCTTGGGCAATTTATACAGCTTTAAAATCTGGTTCATTACCTGTAAAAGTTAATATCGCGTACATTAATTCAATTTCTCCTACATTGGGTGAAGAATTCATAAAAAGTTCAATAATAGCAGGTATCATTGCTTTCTTAGCTGTGGCAACTGTAATTGGTATCAGATATAAAACTCCTAAGATAGTTCTTCCTATATTGATAACTGGAGCTTCTGAAGTACTCCTTATTTTAGGTTTCGCTTCAATAATAGGTTGGAAATTAGATTTAGCAGCTATTGCGGGTATCATTGCCACTTTGGGTACAAGTGTTGACCACCAAATCGTGATAACTGATGAAACCTTAGCGGGTGAATCTAAAAAAGTTAAAAGAAGCATTCAAAGAGCATTCTTTATTATATTTGGTGCAGCAGCAACCACGATTGCGGCAATGTCCCCATTATTCTTAATGAGTATTGGTATGTTAAAAGGATTTGCGATAACAACAATAGCAGGTGTTTTATTCGGGGTATTCATCTCAAGACCTGCATTTGCAAGAATAATAAGAGAATTATTGAGAAAATATTAA
- the pyrE gene encoding orotate phosphoribosyltransferase, with protein sequence MNSNDLKANLINLLKEVNCVKFGEFTLASGKKSDYYVDIKKATTNPKVLKAVAKLTAKLCEEFKENGEYENLKVAGVELGSVSIATAVSLELEKDLLIVRKKAKSYGTKNKIEGELNPNDNVIVMEDVTTTGGSVLKAVEELKEANANVKAVFVIVDRLDGADELMKENNVRFIPLVKVNELKD encoded by the coding sequence ATGAATTCCAACGATTTAAAAGCAAATTTAATTAATTTACTTAAAGAAGTTAACTGCGTAAAATTTGGAGAATTTACATTGGCTTCAGGTAAAAAAAGCGACTATTATGTAGATATTAAAAAAGCTACCACTAATCCAAAAGTTTTAAAGGCTGTAGCAAAATTAACTGCTAAATTATGCGAAGAATTTAAAGAAAATGGAGAATATGAAAATTTAAAAGTTGCAGGTGTTGAACTTGGCTCTGTATCAATAGCTACAGCTGTTTCTTTGGAACTTGAAAAAGATTTATTAATTGTTAGAAAAAAAGCTAAGAGTTATGGAACTAAAAATAAAATAGAAGGCGAATTAAACCCTAACGATAACGTAATCGTTATGGAAGACGTAACTACGACTGGTGGAAGCGTATTAAAAGCTGTTGAAGAACTTAAAGAGGCTAATGCTAACGTTAAAGCTGTTTTTGTAATTGTAGATAGATTAGATGGTGCAGACGAATTAATGAAAGAAAATAACGTTAGATTCATTCCTTTAGTTAAAGTTAATGAATTAAAAGATTAA
- a CDS encoding TldD/PmbA family protein: MEKLDNINFCKKFDNLDNTIDKIINIAEKEGYEADIYISKDDDFSAELEGKHLDNVETSNSFGIGVRVIKDGKVGLAYSTVENPEIIYNAMANLVSDNYTELPVPQKYKSPKGTFFKELKEFNQSKILEDVFYMAEELEKNDITSVGGGVSTGYGYSRLVNTNGVDVEEEGTYYSASISGIKEGETAYEYITKNNVFNVDVISDYVINILKNTKSIKESFEGNIVLSPRALYSLLSYTLIPAFNSESVQRNRSMLAGKIGEQIFGEDIFIYDDSTLDNALYSSKTDDEGSPSERTALVENGVLKSYLYDIKRANIENESKEDENEYVKTTSNASRGYSSLPGISSSNIIINPVEKIEELEKYLYVNSLIGTHTSNPITGDFSVEISNSYIVDKGDKIPVKKGMLSGNIFEILKEATPLDNVEQRGKLISPALKFQGKTIIE, encoded by the coding sequence ATGGAAAAGCTCGATAATATAAACTTTTGTAAAAAATTTGATAATTTAGACAATACTATTGATAAAATCATAAATATTGCTGAAAAAGAAGGATATGAAGCTGATATTTACATATCTAAAGATGACGACTTCAGTGCAGAATTAGAAGGCAAACACTTGGACAATGTAGAAACTTCAAATAGTTTCGGTATAGGCGTACGTGTTATAAAAGACGGTAAAGTAGGTCTTGCATATAGTACCGTAGAAAATCCAGAGATTATATACAATGCTATGGCAAATCTTGTAAGTGATAACTATACAGAATTACCAGTCCCTCAAAAATACAAAAGCCCTAAAGGAACATTCTTTAAAGAATTAAAAGAATTTAACCAATCTAAAATCCTCGAAGATGTATTTTATATGGCTGAAGAGTTAGAAAAAAATGACATTACTTCAGTGGGCGGGGGAGTCTCCACAGGCTATGGATACAGTAGACTTGTTAACACTAATGGTGTAGATGTGGAAGAAGAAGGTACTTATTATTCTGCATCTATTTCAGGAATAAAAGAGGGAGAAACTGCTTATGAATATATAACTAAAAATAACGTATTTAATGTAGATGTTATTTCAGATTATGTAATCAATATTCTTAAAAATACCAAATCAATTAAAGAAAGCTTTGAAGGAAACATTGTTCTTAGTCCTCGAGCTTTATACTCTTTATTATCATATACTTTAATCCCCGCATTTAATTCCGAAAGTGTACAGAGAAATAGGTCAATGTTAGCAGGAAAAATCGGAGAGCAAATATTTGGCGAAGATATATTTATTTATGATGATAGTACGCTTGATAATGCACTTTATTCCTCAAAAACCGATGATGAAGGTAGCCCAAGTGAAAGAACCGCATTGGTAGAAAATGGAGTATTAAAAAGCTACTTATACGATATTAAAAGAGCAAATATCGAAAATGAATCTAAAGAAGATGAAAATGAGTATGTTAAAACCACAAGTAACGCTTCAAGAGGATATTCAAGTTTACCAGGTATTTCAAGTTCAAATATTATAATTAATCCAGTTGAAAAGATTGAAGAATTAGAAAAATACCTTTATGTTAACTCACTGATAGGTACACATACTTCAAACCCAATTACGGGAGACTTTTCCGTGGAAATTAGCAATAGCTACATTGTAGATAAAGGGGATAAAATACCAGTTAAAAAAGGTATGCTTTCTGGAAACATTTTCGAAATATTAAAAGAGGCAACTCCATTGGATAATGTGGAACAAAGAGGTAAATTAATATCTCCAGCGTTAAAATTCCAGGGAAAAACAATTATTGAATAA
- the pheA gene encoding prephenate dehydratase: MIYCLGPMGSYSEKAAKLFAEHLKNSEEIIYCNSINEIFEKLEKLENSKCEDNRLVYGVVPSENSIEGSVTLTQDLLMETNVNILAEIDINIEHALVSTSTNKNTIKRVLSHPQALAQCRNYINSNHWVTETMESTALSAKTIAEKQDKELSAICSEANAEIYDLNILDKNIQDYKNNQTRFLLISKKQNKEYIKDINFGIDDLKKVKSTVILELKENRAGSLYDVLGEFKKLNIDLSRIESRPSKTKLGTYVFYMDFEYYENMDELFDKLDKWVSKLVYLGTYFVL; the protein is encoded by the coding sequence ATGATATATTGTCTCGGACCTATGGGTAGTTATAGTGAAAAAGCGGCTAAATTATTTGCAGAACATTTAAAAAATTCCGAAGAAATTATATATTGTAATTCTATAAATGAAATCTTTGAAAAATTAGAAAAGTTAGAGAATTCAAAATGCGAAGACAATAGACTAGTTTATGGGGTAGTTCCTTCAGAAAATTCCATTGAGGGTTCAGTAACATTAACCCAAGATTTATTGATGGAAACAAACGTCAATATATTAGCAGAAATAGATATTAATATAGAACATGCTTTAGTTTCTACATCAACTAATAAAAATACCATAAAAAGAGTTTTATCCCATCCTCAGGCATTAGCACAATGTAGAAATTATATTAATTCTAATCACTGGGTAACGGAAACAATGGAAAGTACGGCACTTTCAGCAAAAACAATTGCAGAAAAGCAAGATAAAGAGCTTTCTGCAATCTGTTCGGAGGCCAATGCTGAAATATATGATTTAAACATACTAGATAAAAATATACAGGATTATAAGAATAATCAAACAAGATTCTTATTAATTTCAAAAAAGCAAAATAAGGAATATATAAAAGATATTAACTTTGGAATAGACGATTTAAAAAAAGTAAAGTCCACTGTAATATTGGAATTGAAAGAAAATAGAGCAGGGAGTTTATACGACGTATTGGGAGAATTTAAAAAGCTTAATATTGATTTATCACGAATTGAATCTAGACCTTCTAAAACAAAATTAGGTACGTATGTATTTTATATGGACTTTGAATATTATGAAAATATGGATGAATTATTCGATAAATTAGACAAATGGGTTTCTAAATTAGTATACTTAGGTACTTATTTTGTTTTATAA
- a CDS encoding UPF0104 family protein yields the protein MNSKGSESRSKSLNVRKWVKNIIFYGLGFAIMAYIFNWIGLEDIYQVLLKTNFQIFGLSIIVYALAIVMLILRWQYLLKLKGYSAKYLDLLNLVLMGQFINNITPSMKGGGEPFRAYYLSKLGNIPYHISFSTVMIERLLDSVVFLTLSFIIILYFIVNGLSEQYTLMFIMAWIIVMTLTGTILYVAMHKQLAYKIVKFGAKIFRKFSKKRVSDSRLCEGVDEFQKTLLFFKTKKKGIAIATFYSFMWWSLDIFKIYIFFIAIGSIAPLFAVSSTYLVSLLVGIVPALPGGLGTSDTVMIAMYVFFKIAPSSAATITLLDRVVSYVLVSIFGAISFHLIKTKSHKLKELRNNQKEREEELNN from the coding sequence ATGAATTCAAAAGGTTCAGAATCCAGGTCTAAAAGCTTAAATGTCCGAAAATGGGTAAAAAACATTATATTTTACGGCTTAGGTTTCGCAATAATGGCATACATATTTAATTGGATAGGTCTTGAGGACATATATCAAGTTTTGTTAAAGACAAACTTCCAAATATTTGGGTTATCTATTATAGTTTATGCTCTTGCAATCGTAATGTTGATTCTAAGATGGCAATATTTGCTAAAATTAAAAGGATATTCTGCAAAATACCTGGATTTACTTAATTTAGTGTTAATGGGACAGTTTATAAATAATATTACCCCATCTATGAAAGGCGGAGGAGAACCTTTTAGGGCGTATTATCTCTCAAAACTAGGGAATATTCCTTACCATATTTCATTTTCAACAGTTATGATTGAAAGATTATTGGATAGTGTAGTATTTTTGACCCTTTCCTTTATAATCATATTATATTTCATAGTAAATGGCTTATCGGAGCAGTATACATTAATGTTCATAATGGCTTGGATAATAGTAATGACACTAACTGGAACGATATTATATGTAGCTATGCACAAACAATTGGCGTACAAAATTGTAAAATTTGGTGCAAAAATATTTAGGAAATTTTCTAAGAAAAGAGTATCCGATAGTAGATTATGCGAGGGCGTAGATGAATTCCAAAAAACCTTACTTTTTTTTAAAACAAAAAAGAAAGGGATTGCAATTGCAACATTTTATTCATTTATGTGGTGGTCTCTCGATATTTTCAAGATATATATATTCTTTATAGCAATTGGTTCAATAGCTCCATTATTTGCAGTTTCTTCAACATATTTGGTTTCATTATTGGTTGGAATTGTTCCTGCATTGCCGGGCGGTTTGGGTACTTCGGATACTGTAATGATTGCAATGTACGTATTCTTTAAAATAGCCCCATCTAGTGCGGCAACAATAACTTTATTGGATAGGGTAGTTTCTTATGTATTGGTGTCCATATTTGGTGCCATATCATTCCACTTAATTAAAACAAAATCCCATAAATTAAAGGAATTAAGAAATAATCAAAAAGAAAGAGAAGAAGAATTAAATAATTAA
- a CDS encoding DUF2120 family protein has translation MMLNVKIGKVVRSLDAFKGSKPVVNKEEMIAVRSICRDLEFNDYKSIKEYLEAKIKQNGYELMNEGDKIGMVNRINEIMGEEGLFPDEMGFDALKASFENIGCKCDYALGKKDDLMLGISMWYNEEDEQHKFVEVMVLY, from the coding sequence ATGATGTTAAATGTTAAAATTGGAAAAGTAGTAAGGTCGTTAGATGCGTTCAAAGGTTCAAAACCTGTTGTAAATAAAGAAGAAATGATAGCTGTTAGAAGTATTTGCCGAGATTTGGAGTTTAACGATTATAAAAGCATTAAAGAATATTTAGAAGCTAAAATAAAACAAAATGGATACGAATTAATGAACGAAGGGGATAAAATTGGGATGGTAAACAGAATAAATGAAATAATGGGTGAAGAAGGACTATTCCCTGACGAAATGGGTTTTGATGCTTTAAAAGCTTCTTTTGAAAATATTGGATGCAAATGTGATTATGCACTTGGTAAAAAAGACGATTTAATGCTTGGCATAAGCATGTGGTATAATGAAGAAGACGAACAACATAAATTTGTAGAAGTTATGGTGTTGTACTAA
- a CDS encoding LL-diaminopimelate aminotransferase, with product MESYIQNLFADRIGGNNFGKEDVIYKFEKIKRAKNEAKKKYPNVELIDMGVGEPDEMADAKVIETLYEEAKKPENRGYSDNGTQALKDEIPAYMEKVFGVTGINPETEVIHSIGSKPALAYITSVFINPGDVTLMTTPGYPVTATHTKWYGGEVYNLELKEENGFLPDLKSIPEDIKQKAKILYINYPNNPTGAQATVEFYKEAIEFAKENNILIVQDAAYAALTYGEKPLSFLSVEGAKDVGVEIHSFSKAYNMTGWRLAFVVGNELIVRGFAAVKDNYDSGQFIPIQKAGIYCLRHPEITEATRAKYERRLQKMVNMLKELGFNAQMPGGTFYLYVKAPVGTKDGAKFENAEEFSQYLIKEKLISTVPWDDVGSYIRMAACFDAFEDGKLSETKEDEILNEVKRRLSDVEFVF from the coding sequence ATGGAAAGTTATATTCAAAATCTTTTTGCAGACAGAATCGGTGGCAATAACTTTGGAAAAGAAGATGTAATTTATAAATTCGAAAAAATCAAAAGAGCCAAAAATGAAGCTAAAAAGAAATACCCTAACGTTGAATTAATTGACATGGGCGTAGGAGAGCCGGACGAAATGGCAGACGCAAAAGTAATCGAAACTCTTTATGAAGAAGCAAAAAAACCAGAAAACAGAGGATACTCCGACAACGGTACTCAAGCTTTAAAAGACGAAATTCCAGCGTACATGGAAAAAGTATTCGGCGTAACTGGAATAAACCCTGAAACTGAAGTAATTCATTCAATTGGTTCAAAACCAGCTTTAGCTTACATTACATCAGTATTTATTAATCCAGGAGATGTTACATTGATGACTACCCCAGGTTACCCCGTAACAGCAACTCATACAAAATGGTACGGTGGGGAAGTTTACAACTTAGAATTAAAAGAAGAAAATGGATTTTTACCTGACTTAAAAAGCATACCCGAAGATATAAAGCAAAAAGCTAAGATTTTATACATAAACTACCCAAATAACCCAACAGGTGCGCAAGCAACAGTTGAATTCTACAAAGAAGCAATTGAATTTGCAAAGGAAAATAATATTTTGATAGTACAGGATGCAGCATACGCAGCATTAACATACGGTGAAAAACCACTATCATTTTTATCCGTAGAAGGAGCTAAGGACGTGGGTGTGGAAATACACAGTTTTTCAAAAGCTTACAATATGACCGGATGGAGATTAGCCTTTGTAGTAGGTAACGAATTAATCGTAAGAGGTTTTGCAGCTGTTAAAGATAATTACGACAGCGGTCAATTCATACCTATTCAAAAAGCAGGTATTTACTGTTTAAGACATCCGGAAATTACCGAAGCTACAAGAGCAAAATACGAAAGAAGATTACAAAAAATGGTAAATATGTTAAAAGAATTAGGTTTTAACGCACAAATGCCAGGTGGAACCTTCTACCTCTACGTAAAAGCTCCAGTAGGAACAAAAGACGGTGCAAAATTTGAAAACGCAGAAGAGTTTTCACAATACCTCATTAAAGAAAAATTAATCTCAACAGTACCTTGGGATGACGTCGGAAGTTACATAAGAATGGCAGCTTGCTTTGACGCGTTCGAAGACGGCAAACTTTCCGAAACAAAAGAAGATGAAATTTTAAACGAAGTAAAAAGAAGATTATCTGACGTTGAATTCGTATTCTAA
- a CDS encoding protein translocase subunit SecF, with protein sequence MYKNYKVLTVIPVILALLSVVFVSVNGLNQSIDVSGGTEITVIVPNNFDYSSLEKQYPDVDFKISTSSSAQYLDVKAGTNVDIDGLRNSLATALNTDDLSKLQYTEKQIGSTLSSNFWSQGFQAVGFAFLFMAIVVYAIFRTPVPSFAVILAAASDIVIAVGGMSLFGIPISTSTIAALLMLIGYSVDTDIMLTTRVLKRKSDTLENRINQSMKTGMTMSITTIVAMAVLYLVVSYIVPAAEMLKDISIVLLIGLIADLMLTWVTNVGILRYYVTELKKSK encoded by the coding sequence ATGTACAAGAATTATAAAGTATTAACGGTTATTCCGGTAATTTTAGCACTCTTATCAGTCGTTTTCGTTTCAGTAAATGGTTTAAATCAGAGCATTGACGTTAGCGGGGGTACTGAAATAACTGTAATCGTACCTAATAACTTTGACTATAGTTCATTAGAAAAACAATATCCTGATGTAGATTTTAAGATATCAACGTCTTCTTCTGCCCAATATTTGGATGTAAAAGCAGGAACAAATGTTGACATAGATGGATTGAGAAATTCACTGGCAACAGCATTAAATACGGATGATTTATCAAAATTACAATATACTGAAAAGCAAATCGGTTCTACTTTAAGTAGTAACTTTTGGAGCCAAGGTTTCCAAGCAGTAGGATTTGCATTTTTATTTATGGCAATTGTTGTTTATGCAATATTTAGAACTCCAGTACCAAGTTTCGCGGTTATTTTGGCAGCAGCGTCTGACATTGTAATTGCAGTTGGCGGTATGAGTTTATTTGGAATACCTATTTCAACATCAACAATAGCAGCATTATTAATGTTAATTGGTTACAGTGTCGATACGGACATTATGTTAACAACAAGAGTTTTAAAGAGAAAATCAGATACTCTCGAAAATAGAATTAATCAATCAATGAAAACAGGAATGACAATGTCTATAACCACAATTGTGGCAATGGCGGTTTTATACCTTGTAGTTTCATACATAGTTCCTGCAGCTGAAATGTTAAAAGATATTTCAATAGTTTTATTAATTGGTTTAATTGCGGATTTAATGTTAACTTGGGTAACAAACGTAGGAATATTGAGATATTACGTTACAGAACTTAAAAAATCTAAATAA
- a CDS encoding DUF1188 domain-containing protein, translated as MKYGITENVKTIESKVKVRDIIKKIAEKKANAIKYYLEGEEFKQAIIFGAYLSGNYIANMIKPDCEEVILIDSQPHLEDIVTGNGIKFMDLNTFMLKLRNNNSKEINPDLIIDVTGLGGVDPNILKDFDPKVLIIEDPKSSFDKELMEADNTHKRLCVGQRKGSLKTLRSSKISKTSGTMTLTVDVIMDSCMDIKELDGVLYAVPNLEYFEGIVFHEKDVRKFLREVNTPALTVSCLGNLDTEIDEIIDINMNKIHSFVKPVQ; from the coding sequence ATGAAGTACGGTATTACTGAAAATGTTAAAACAATTGAATCAAAAGTCAAAGTTAGAGATATTATAAAAAAGATTGCTGAAAAAAAGGCTAATGCAATAAAATATTACCTAGAGGGTGAGGAATTTAAGCAAGCGATTATATTTGGTGCTTATTTATCGGGTAACTATATTGCTAATATGATTAAACCAGATTGTGAAGAGGTTATATTAATCGACTCACAGCCCCACTTAGAAGATATTGTTACAGGGAACGGCATAAAATTCATGGATTTGAATACATTTATGCTAAAACTTAGAAACAATAACTCTAAGGAAATAAATCCAGATTTAATAATCGATGTTACGGGATTAGGTGGTGTAGACCCTAATATCTTAAAAGATTTTGACCCTAAAGTATTAATTATTGAAGACCCTAAAAGTTCGTTCGATAAAGAATTAATGGAAGCAGATAATACCCATAAAAGATTATGTGTTGGTCAGAGAAAAGGTTCTTTAAAAACTCTACGTTCTTCAAAAATTTCAAAAACGTCTGGTACTATGACACTTACCGTTGATGTAATAATGGATAGCTGCATGGATATTAAAGAATTAGATGGCGTATTGTATGCAGTTCCTAATTTAGAATATTTTGAAGGTATTGTATTCCATGAAAAAGATGTTAGAAAGTTTTTAAGGGAAGTAAATACACCTGCACTTACTGTTAGTTGCTTAGGAAATTTAGATACTGAAATCGATGAAATAATCGACATTAACATGAACAAAATTCATTCATTTGTTAAACCAGTGCAATAA
- a CDS encoding S-layer protein: protein MNLPKYMAVLVLAIMVMAPISMGYSLNSPLIVVNKDKVDADYANMLLDSYYSKRELSVTDDKKLKVLETLIYFVPAIDEFELTDNTERLEVSFKREGSNVIYKDVEYKETLESDDIGDEVSFMGSSYTVLESDRDKIVLGNLIEDTSCSDSFTVDDITVKLLAFSKGELMVDVLRNGKRVDNFKLFQDDVRKVKGEEIALKYDDLLEADDKKVFFFNVYRSYEFVKGDDLEGYDDVRVDIDGKTIELEHRNADELPKNFNFLNYNIELADVGSNTSETFFKIVKNADYTIDLEEGSRSFGNNVFAVKIENDKEDDWDDQIFLYKNNKLQEKVVDFQGSVNIIDQDELLMSSADLILVGGPVANQATAKIQNGLIFKVSNENPGENKGIIQKVTNPFNKNSEILVLAGSDKLGTKACVLAMKKGLYNGESTMTVEYVNDNTVKVLN, encoded by the coding sequence ATGAATTTACCAAAATATATGGCAGTTTTAGTATTGGCCATAATGGTAATGGCTCCAATATCAATGGGTTATTCACTAAATAGCCCTTTAATTGTGGTTAACAAGGATAAGGTAGATGCAGATTATGCAAATATGCTTTTAGACAGTTACTATTCAAAAAGAGAACTTTCAGTTACTGACGATAAAAAGCTAAAAGTTTTAGAAACTTTAATTTATTTCGTACCTGCTATTGACGAATTTGAATTAACAGACAATACCGAAAGACTTGAAGTTTCATTCAAGAGAGAAGGTTCAAATGTAATATATAAAGATGTAGAATACAAAGAAACCCTTGAGTCAGATGACATCGGAGATGAAGTTTCATTCATGGGTAGTAGCTACACAGTTTTAGAATCTGATAGAGATAAAATAGTTTTAGGTAACTTAATAGAAGATACGTCATGTTCAGATTCGTTTACCGTAGACGATATTACCGTTAAATTATTGGCATTCTCCAAAGGCGAACTCATGGTTGACGTTTTAAGAAACGGTAAAAGAGTTGATAACTTTAAATTATTCCAAGATGACGTTCGTAAAGTAAAAGGGGAAGAAATTGCTTTAAAATATGATGACCTATTAGAAGCAGATGATAAAAAAGTATTCTTTTTCAACGTGTATAGGTCATATGAATTTGTAAAAGGCGATGATTTAGAAGGCTATGACGATGTAAGAGTTGATATCGATGGTAAAACTATCGAATTAGAACATAGAAACGCAGACGAATTGCCTAAAAATTTCAACTTCCTGAATTACAATATTGAACTCGCAGACGTTGGTTCAAATACAAGTGAAACATTCTTTAAAATAGTTAAAAATGCCGATTACACCATAGACCTGGAAGAAGGTTCAAGAAGCTTCGGTAACAACGTATTTGCCGTTAAAATTGAAAATGACAAGGAAGATGACTGGGATGACCAGATATTCCTTTACAAAAATAATAAATTACAAGAAAAAGTTGTAGACTTCCAAGGTTCGGTTAATATAATCGACCAGGATGAATTATTGATGTCAAGTGCTGATTTAATTCTCGTAGGTGGTCCTGTAGCTAACCAAGCAACAGCAAAAATACAAAATGGATTGATTTTCAAGGTTTCAAATGAGAACCCTGGTGAAAATAAAGGTATCATTCAAAAAGTGACAAATCCATTCAATAAAAATAGTGAAATCTTAGTTCTTGCAGGTTCCGATAAATTAGGTACTAAAGCATGCGTTCTTGCAATGAAAAAAGGATTATACAACGGTGAATCTACAATGACCGTTGAATATGTGAACGATAACACTGTAAAAGTTTTAAACTAA
- a CDS encoding DUF366 family protein gives MQLNNNSKKLDFNSICGIKVNTNLDYTGEEIEPLWAFKSFDVQKDSIVGFIGAMQVKIANMKDLKDVKEEAEYEIPISSKRAINFIVEHFDNCDLKTTYLRQRMLVNIVKDVIETKANIKVLKTGDDLYYNNKKISVCIACKGVTSGKIHLGLNVTSEGTPEHVSAIGLLEMGLNESDLDEILENIILEYCKETDKIERDIRKTLPLF, from the coding sequence ATGCAATTAAACAATAATTCTAAAAAATTAGATTTTAACAGTATTTGTGGTATAAAAGTAAACACTAATTTGGATTACACTGGGGAAGAAATAGAACCTTTATGGGCTTTTAAATCATTTGATGTTCAAAAAGATAGTATCGTAGGTTTCATAGGTGCTATGCAAGTAAAAATAGCAAATATGAAGGATTTAAAAGACGTAAAAGAAGAAGCAGAATACGAAATCCCTATTTCGTCAAAACGTGCAATAAACTTTATAGTAGAGCATTTCGATAATTGCGACTTAAAAACTACTTATTTAAGACAAAGAATGCTTGTAAATATTGTAAAAGATGTAATCGAAACAAAAGCAAATATTAAGGTATTAAAGACAGGCGACGACTTGTACTACAATAATAAAAAAATATCTGTATGTATTGCTTGTAAGGGCGTTACTTCAGGCAAAATCCATCTCGGTTTAAATGTAACTTCCGAAGGTACGCCAGAGCACGTTTCAGCAATTGGTTTATTAGAAATGGGATTAAATGAAAGCGACTTAGATGAAATTTTAGAAAACATAATTTTAGAATACTGCAAAGAAACTGATAAAATAGAAAGAGATATTAGAAAAACGTTACCTTTATTCTAA